The DNA sequence AACACCTCTTAGTTTTATTGACGCACATAGTTGTGTTGGTTTTCGCGCGGGTTAATATGCAAAAAGCTCACCAAACTCATGACCAATTTGCAGTTgagtcactgaactcaaaaagtttgcaaacggatcacagaactagatttaacttgcaATTAAttcactgaactaataaaatGTTGCATTTAATTCACTGTTCCGTTATGTatcagttgactttaacggaattcgttaaaaaaattaaaaaaaaaaactttgaaaaaaattaaaaagaattcgttttttaaaaaaaaaattgaaaacttaaaaaaaaattgaaatttttagaaAAGCTATAAAAAAtccgattttttttataaaaaactgaaaacttacaaaattttgaaaaagctataaataaatatgaaattttttaaaaatatgaaaaaattgtaaaaacttcgaaaaaaatctaaattttttgaaaacaatcaaaaaaatcTGGAATTCAAAAAATGTACCTAAaattttcgaattaaaaaaatttcagaattttatccaatttacaaaacttttgaatttttaaagttttttcacaattttcagattttttttaagaaaatcaatttttatgtttttttcaaagttttttttaatttttactaattttatatGATTCGTTTGTAAACTTTTTTAGTTCAGTGACTCAACTGCAAGTTAGTCATGAGTTCAGTGATCTTTTTGTCTATTAACTCGTTTTCGCGTCAACTTGTTTTCTTCCTTCTAATTTTGTTCACGCTGTAAAGgaaaaaacaaaaagagaaaGATACGGGAATTAGATTGAATCAAATGTTTTTTTGAGTAATTGATTGAAACATatgttttaattagttttttatgTTACATATCAAAActtttaatacaaaaaaaatttcaaaatagatttttgaaaattagttttttgagcttAAAAGTCAAaactctatttcaatccgccaACTATCAAACATTATCATTAGCGAATTAAAATGTTCAAACCTCTAAAATACCTTGAACCTCTAATTTTACTCCAAACTGTTAACTTTTGAATACGATCAAAAAAAGTTCGCAATATCATAATTTATAGTTAGAATATCCCAAATATCATAACCCAGAAAAATAACCCTAAATATCATTATAAAATGTAAGATCGTATTATGTTACCCCACACAGCACAATAACGTAATATAATATAGTGTTGTGTTGACATTTTTGTTACTTTTCTcatgttttcttttttaataataattttggtaATTTAGGATTAAGTTGTGTTTTGTATCCAAAAGACAACTTAAAGTTGTGTTTTAAACCCAAAACATCACTTTAAATGACGTTTTGAatttagaaaattattaaataaaataggtAACCCAGGATAAGTAGCGTTTTGCACTCAaaacacaatttaaaataacattttaTACCCAAAACACCACTTTAAGTAGCGttttttaacttaaaaaaatgaaaaatattttttacccaAAACTGACGGCTAACACGTTAGTGCGCCGAGTGGTCAATTTTTAAAGCAATAAGgaattgtataatttttaaagcTATTaggaatattttaaaattcaacatGCCAGCTCGATATTCTGACTAATGGATACAtatcgttggagatgctcttgctatgaataatttaaaattcaaagacCAAACCTAAATTATTGGTCCAGGATCATACCTGAATATATCCGGTCCGTTTATCATCACacgaaaaattgatttttatttccGATCAGAAAACTTGAATcagattatatacatatatattattattcattatTTCACTCTTAATTTACAAATCTTagatatgaaaaaataaaatatgtcatatttaagtagaaaactaaaaaaaataaagatattcGAGTCATAATAATCAAGACATCAAATTCAATGAATAAATACATAAATCGAAACTCGTATACTTATAACTCATTcctatttagaaaaatataaaatatttagctatttttaaatttatactccTTCCGTTCCTTTTTATTAGTCGCTTTGACTCTTTGCACATATTTTGAGGTGCAATAACacgttattttttcaattttctttttttgaataaaatatagatgtcaaatttttattcagaaaaagatatttgaaaaataatatgtagaagtataTTGTTTGTACACACGGAGGGAATATTAACTCACAAATAACCTGTATctctaaaatcaaaataataacaaaataaaatttcaaaaatataaaatgttaaaaatatcaAGTAATGAGTACAAGATCCAGCCCGAAAACCGAATACAACATCCCGTTCCCCACGGATGAATTCAAAAAAATCTAGTATTCCATCCGGTCCGCCGGTCCGGCATGATTTTGGACCATCGTGGAGTACTAATTTCTAGTATGATCCTCCTTAACGTGCTTTTTGCTCAATTTTCAGAATTTTGTAATCTTGTCGTCATCGGTATTTTTTTTTCCGGACCAGCTTGCACGCACATCGACTAATCCGGTTAAGCTATTAGCAGACTCGTACCCCCGAACATGGTAGCCCACTTACTTCCGGATTGCCCAGGAAATCGAACTCGTGACCTCAAGGGAGCAAGTCTCGAGCGCCACTATCCAATCATCTGGGACACCCCATGGGGGTCGTTATCGGTATTTTTCTACACGTAAGAAAAATCATGGGAGTGCCTACTAATTTCCTTCCATTCCGCAGCGAGTCTGAGTCTATCTTCACTGACTTGACTGCACTCAattccatatatatattatgcccAAGAAACTCCACTAAACATATGAACAAATGGCTTTATTACACAATCCTCTTGTTCATGCACTCATTTATGTCTTCTTTATCTCCATACTTTCACTTCATACCACATTTTCATCAAAACCTCAAGGAGAGGCTCTTGTCCAATGGAAGAACACTTTAATACCATTTGATTCACCTGGAGATTATGATATGCTGCATTCTTGGTCCTTAAACAATCTCGAAAGCCTTTGTAACTGGAAGGGCATTACCTGCAATGCTGGAGGAACCATTCTGAAGCTCAACGTTTCAGGTCTCCATCTCAACGGAACACTTGTTAACCTCAGTTTCAATTCGTTTCCGAACCTCATTTCCCTGGACATGAGTTCCAACTTCTTTATAGATGTCATACCAGCAGAGATTGGAAGCCTGACACAACTTCAGCACTTGAGCTTTTCCTTCAACAATCTTAATGGTACCATTCTTTCCCAAATTAGTCATCTTCAGAAGTTGACCTTTCTTGATTTGTCATGGAATAGGTTGACAGGATCCCTGCCTCAATCGATGTTTACCCATTTAACTAATCTTGAATTCCTCGATCTAAGTCTTAATCATTTCGAAGGGCCATTGCCAGGAAATATTTCAAAGCTTTCCAGGCTAAAGGAACTTAATTTAGGAAGAAATAATTTCTCAGGGTCTATTCCTGATGAAGTAGGTCTTTTACACCATCTTCAAGTTCTCAGATTGTCTGAGAATTTATTTGTAGGTAAAATTCCTTTTTCTATCGGCCAACTTAAGAAGCTTCAAACACTTGATCTCAGAGCAAATTCTCTAACTGGCCCTCTGCCTTCGTCCTTCACAAATCTTTCACAGATTTCTGTACTAGACCTATCAGATAATCTTCTGTCCGGTAAGCTCTTGCCTCATTTCTTCAGCAACTGGACTGAGTTAACATATCTGCGGATGAGAAACAATACATTCACTGGTATTATTCCTTCTGAAATTGGTATGCTCGGAGGACTTCAGATCTTAGACCTGTCAAGAAACTGTTTAGCAGGTTCAGTTCCAGCAACTATTGGCAACCTCACCAAACTGGATACCTTACGTTTGTTCTTGAACAATCTCACTGGAACTATTCCACATGAAATTGGGAATTTAACACAGCTAACACTTCTTTATCTCAACAATAATCAATTGTATGGAAAGGTGCCAGATTCAATTTCTGGTTTAAGTAACTTGTTGTTACTTTACCTTTATGCCAATAGTTTTACTGGCAGCATTCCGAAGGACCTGGGATTTATCAACACTCCAAACTTGACGTTTGTTGATTTATCAAAGAACAACTTTTCTGGTAAGCTTTACAAGACATTTATACTTAACTCTTTTCTTCAGAGTAAACTAATAGTATTACACCATATTTTAGCTGAGGCTGAGGCGTGTACATCAAATTCTAGTTTACTAATATCTCTATTATACCCTGTTACCAGTGAAGGGAATTTGGAATTTGTCACACTGGTGATCCCTTTATTTTTGTACCTGGTTTGTTTTGACATTTCAATCCAAgctcttttattttttgacaggAGATATTCCTGCAACACTTTGCCAACATACGTCCCTTCGGCTTCTTGATTTGTCAAGGAACAGCTTAAGCGGTGAACTTACACACTATATGGAAGATTCTTTCACTGAGAGCTGCCAACTGACAACTTTCAACATGAACAGCAATGACTTCGAAGGGCCGATACCCCTAGCCTTGGCAAACTGTAAGCAGTTGCAGATTCTTGATCTTGGAAATAACAAAATAAGTGGCACGATTCCATCGTGGCTTGTTACTCTTCCAGAGCTACAAATCTTTGTCTTACGATCAAACAGACTTCATGGTATGTTGGGTGTGAGAAAAGTGGAGCATCCATTCCCCAAATTGCGCATCATGGATCTCTCTCACAATCAATTTAGTGGTAACCTGGACATCGAATTTCTCGTtagtttcaaaattttggtAAATCCAGATCAAATTCATGATTTGGACATATATCTACCACGATACGGTAATTACATAATACCCAAACAAGCTATACACTACGAAGCATCTGTCCTGTTAACTGTCAAAGGACTAGATGTTAAAGtgaaaaaaattctcaaattgTACACAGTTATAGATTTATCAAGCAACATGTTCAGTGGAGAGATTCCAGAGCTCATTGGCGAACTAAAATCACTCCGGCTGCTAAACTTATCACATAACAGCCTTACAGGCCATATACCGTCTCTGAGAAACATGAGCCTTCTTGAATCTTTAGATTTGTCTTCAAACCAGTTGAGCGGTACAATTTCTTCCCAATTGACTGGTTTGACATTTCTATCATCCTTGAACCTCTCGGAAAACCATCTTTCTGGAGCTATTCCACGTGGAAGCCAATTCGACACATTCAGTAATGACTCATTCCGACATAACCCGGCCCTGTGTGGAGTTCCTCTGACAAAGAAATGCATAGATGACGAGTTGCCAACACAAgaagttgatgatgatgatgatgatgatgatgatgatgatgatgatgatgatgatgatgatgatgatgtgaaTTGGTTTGATTGGCAAATGGCCCTAATAGGCTATGGAAGTGGATTGGTATGCGGATTATCCCTGGGATACATTTTTTGCACAACTACAATGGCTTTACAGTGTGTGATATTCATTGAAATAGCTCATCAAAAGTTGGCCCGAAAATACAGTAAGAACTCTTGATTGGCATAAGGCTTTGAATTATTTATCTCGTaatctaatatttttctttttcacagGGTCTCTGCAGCTTTATTGAGAAGCAACTAAGCTGTTAAATAATTAGTAAGCATGAGACTAACTTCCACTGCACTTGGCAAAAATGCACTTAAATCATTCTCATTAATTGCATCATCTTTGTCATTAGAACCCATTTTGTAACTCCTCATTTGATGTGCAGATGCATACACGGCACAATGTTCGTCCTCCCAGAACTCCTCCACATTCTCACTCTTAATCGCTTCACACCTCCTCATTTGATGTGCAAGACATGTACACTGCAAGAGTTCCTGTGTTAATCATTGTTTTCAATACTCTTCTCAGTCCGTGTAACCGTGTTTAAGACTTTCTTTGTTATGCTTATTGATATCACATGAAATACTATGCTAAATAAAGCAACTGTTCTTATAGCAAATTACTCGGTCTACTTTTATCTACTCTATGTGAAGTCTAGCTAATGTAGAGGTAATTTGGCAATTACAAGCAAGAAAATCAAAATCGCCCTACTTGGTATATTCCATGATATTAATTTGCTTTTTTACCACTCTGTCTGATTCTATCTTTTTCgcacaaatttatatttcacga is a window from the Daucus carota subsp. sativus chromosome 8, DH1 v3.0, whole genome shotgun sequence genome containing:
- the LOC108198815 gene encoding receptor-like protein 52, with product MALLHNPLVHALIYVFFISILSLHTTFSSKPQGEALVQWKNTLIPFDSPGDYDMLHSWSLNNLESLCNWKGITCNAGGTILKLNVSGLHLNGTLVNLSFNSFPNLISLDMSSNFFIDVIPAEIGSLTQLQHLSFSFNNLNGTILSQISHLQKLTFLDLSWNRLTGSLPQSMFTHLTNLEFLDLSLNHFEGPLPGNISKLSRLKELNLGRNNFSGSIPDEVGLLHHLQVLRLSENLFVGKIPFSIGQLKKLQTLDLRANSLTGPLPSSFTNLSQISVLDLSDNLLSGKLLPHFFSNWTELTYLRMRNNTFTGIIPSEIGMLGGLQILDLSRNCLAGSVPATIGNLTKLDTLRLFLNNLTGTIPHEIGNLTQLTLLYLNNNQLYGKVPDSISGLSNLLLLYLYANSFTGSIPKDLGFINTPNLTFVDLSKNNFSGDIPATLCQHTSLRLLDLSRNSLSGELTHYMEDSFTESCQLTTFNMNSNDFEGPIPLALANCKQLQILDLGNNKISGTIPSWLVTLPELQIFVLRSNRLHGMLGVRKVEHPFPKLRIMDLSHNQFSGNLDIEFLVSFKILVNPDQIHDLDIYLPRYGNYIIPKQAIHYEASVLLTVKGLDVKVKKILKLYTVIDLSSNMFSGEIPELIGELKSLRLLNLSHNSLTGHIPSLRNMSLLESLDLSSNQLSGTISSQLTGLTFLSSLNLSENHLSGAIPRGSQFDTFSNDSFRHNPALCGVPLTKKCIDDELPTQEVDDDDDDDDDDDDDDDDDDDDVNWFDWQMALIGYGSGLVCGLSLGYIFCTTTMALQCVIFIEIAHQKLARKYRSLQLY